GTGCTCGACAACGGCTTCGACATCCCGACGTTCCTGGAGCACGCCCAGCACATCGCTGGCGGCGACATGGAGTTCGAGACGATCCCCGTGGGCGCGTTCATCAAGGACTCGATCGGCCAGGACGTCATCGAGGTCGACCCCGTGAGCGTCCAGCAGTTCATGACGGAGCTGGGGGGTGGTTCCACCGACGAGGCCGATCCGGCCGACAACACCGACGCAGCCGCCGACGGTCCTGATCCCGCGTCGATCACCGTCGAAGTGCGCAACGCAGCGGGCACACCGGGTCTCGCGGCTCAGGTGATGGCCGAACTGACCGGCGCGGGCTATCTGGAGGGGACGGTCGACAACGCCAGTCCCCGGGCGGCGTCGGTGGTCCGGCATGCCGCAGGCGAGCAGACCAACGCCCAGTCGGTCGCGGACACGCTCGGCGGCCTGGTCATCGAGGAGGACGCCAACCTGCCCGCAGGCAGCGTCTCGGTGTTCCTCGGGGAGGACTACAGCTCGAACGTGTCCAACCTCGGCCCGCAGCCGTTCGCGGGGCTGGACGAGGGCGGCACCGTGGAGGACTCCACCGACGAGTCTGCGGAGGAGCAGATCACGGCGGACGGTGTGGTCTGCGTCTACTGAGGCGGCGTCCAGACTGACCACAGGCCCGGCCGGGTTCTCCTGGTCGGGCCTGTCGTCGTCGCCAGCCCCTGTTGCGCGGGGATCGGTCGTCGTCGTGGGGTGTGACCGTCGCCGGGTAGGCAGACACCGCCGACGGGTGCGGATCGGACCGTGGCAAGCGGCTGCGCAGGCTCGCGCGCGAGCCGGACGCGGCACACGGCTGAGGCGAGCGTCTCGCCTCGGTCAAGACGACACCGGAGGCAGGAACCGGCGGTTAGCCTGGGAAGTGCAGGTTCAGCACGTCGGGGGTGTGAATGCCGCACGAGCAGGAGGGCGTCGACGGTCCGGGGCAGACGCCCGGACGTCGGCCCTCGGATGAGAAGGACAGAGCGGACACCGCTGGGGACCGCGCCGGCGCGGCGGAACGCGAAGCGGCGGAGCCGTCGGGTTCGGAATCCGGTTCGGAGCCCGACCCAGGGTCCGACGCGGAGTCGTCGCGTTCCTCGGCACGGGAGTCGGCGACCACGACAGCCGCCGAACAGGCGGGGGCCGGGCCGGCTGCACCGTCGCGGCCGGGGGCAGCGGGCTTATCCGCAGTGGACTCGACAGCCCGGCGCAGGCGCGGCACGGGAGGCCGCTTCCTGCTGGCGGGTGGCCGGTCGCTGACCGCGCTGGTATCGGTGGCGGTCCTCGGCATGACCGGTTACGTCTGGTCGCAGCTCGACCAGGTGCAGGACAGCATCACCACGACCACCGTGCTCAGCGACATCGACGAGTTCACGATCGCCCCGGAGCCCGCGCCGTCTTCGGAGTCCGCCACGCCACCGCCGCCTCCGGTGGAGGACACCGCCACCGACATCCTGTTAGTGGGCACCGACAGCCGGACCGACGCCCAGGGGCGTCCGCTGCCCGAGCACATACTCCGGCAGTTGCGCACCGAGGCCGAGGTCGGCCTGAACACCGACACCATCATCGTGTTGCGAATTCCCGATGACGGCAGCGCCGCCTACGCGATCTCCATCCCCCGCGACGCCTACGTTCCGGTGCCGGGCCTCGGCGAGGAGAAGATCAACGGCGCGCTGGGCCTGGTGAAGACGCAGCGGGCCAGAGAACTGCGCGCCGACGGCGTGACCGACCAGGCGCAGATCGAGCGCGAGTCCAACGATGCGGGCAGGCGCGCCCTGATCGGCGCCGTCGGTGATCTGACCGGCGCCCGCATCGACCACTATGCCGAGATCAACCTCTACGGCTTCTACCTGTTCACCGAGGCCATCGGCGGGGTCGAGGTCTGCCTGAACCGCGCGACCAGCGACAGCGACTCCGGCGCAAACTTCGCCCAGGGCTACCAGACCATCTCGGGCGGCGACGCCCTGTCCTTCGTGCGGCAGCGCAATCTGCCCGGCGGGGATCTCGATCGGATCGTCCGGCAGCAGGTGTTCCTCGCCGCGCTGGTCGATCAGGTGCTCTCCACCGGCACCCTGACCGATCCGGGCAGGCTGCAGAATCTGCTGGACGCGATGCAGTCCTCCGTGGTGTTGGACGAGGCACTGGACCCGCTGGTGTTCGCCCGGCAGCTCCAGGGGATCGCGGGCGGCGACGTCGCCTTCGTGACGATCCCGGTCACCGGCGTCGGCCTGCGCAACGATCGCGGCCAGAGCATCGTGACGGTCGATCGGCAGGAGGTTCGCGACTTCGTCGAGGAGCTGACCAGGGAGGACGAGGGCACGGCCGAGGAACAGCCGGTCGGCATGGCCGAGGCACCCGCTATCGCCCCGGCAGGCACGGCGGCGACCGGCACCGGAAGTATGGTGCGAACGCAGCCCCCGGACACCGGTGAGCCGATCACCGCAGGCGGGGTGCCCTGCGTGAACTGATCCGTCCGCCTTCGCCGCCCCGCGCGGCCCTGCCCGACGAGGACGCCAGATGAGTGTCACCGAGACGCTGCTCCGCCCCCTGCTGGCCGCAGGCGGAGCCCGCCCGCTGATCACCTTCTACGACGATGCGGCCGGGCACCGGATCGAGCTGTCCTCGGCGACCGTGGCGAACTGGGCCGCCAAGACCGCCAACTGGCTGCGGGACGAACTCGACGTCGAACCGGGGATGCCGGTTGCGGTGCGACTGCCCGCGCACTGGCAGACCCTGGGCGTGCTGTTGGGCGCGTGGTGGTGCGGCGCCGAGGTGCGCGCGGAGACGGCGGGCGCGGAGGTCGCGATCATCCCGGCGGCCGAGGTGGCAGGCACGCGGGATGCGACGGCGACGGCGACCGCGCCTGCGGAGGTGGTGGCCGCCCTCGGTGCGCGGACCGTCGCGGTCGTCGGCCTGGACGCCCTCGGCGCTCCGGTCCGGCTGCCCGCCGACGCCGGGGTCGGGCTCGTCGACTACACCTCGGAGATCCGGGTCTACGGCGACGACTTCACCGTCTGGGAGCCGGTGGGCGGCGACGCCCCGGCACTGGCGGGCGCCGACGTCGACACGGTGCTCGCCTCGGCCCGCGCCCGCGCCGCCGAGCTGGGCATCGGCGCGACGGATCGGGTGCTGTCCACACTGGACTGGACCGTTCCCGAGGGCGTGGCGGCGCATCTGCTGCCGGTGCTGGTGTCGGGCGCCTCGCTGGTCCAGTGCCATCAGGCCGACCCGGCGAAGCTCGCGGGCCGCCGCGAGGCCGAGCGGGTCACGCGGGTGCTGGGCAAGGAGTCGGCGGGCTGAGCAGACGGCACTGACCAGGGCCTCGGCGGCGGGCCGAGAGACTCCGCTCGACGTCGGAAGCCGTCAGACGGGGCGCGGATCTCGGGCCGTCTGAAGTGCCGGTCCGGTTCGGTCCGGCGGCCGTGGGCGTGAAGACCGCCGCCCGGAACAGGCTGTCCCGATCGGACTGCGCGCCGCTCGACGACCCCAGGCTGCCGAGCACCCGATCAGCCTGGCCGGCATCGGGCTCGGCTATCCGAGGGAAAGGCCTCGCCGATCGGCACCCACCCCATAAACTGCGGTGTCGTCCCGGCGAGCCCACGAACCACGTCACAGGTCCGCCGAGCCGCGACTCGTCGGTTGCCGACTCGCATCGCAGGCAGCTCTGTCGACCCAGGGGGTTCGAGAACGTGTCACTCGTCCGCAGCAGGCTCGGCGGCGCGCTCGGGCTCCTCATCGTCGGACTGCTCGCCGCAGGCTGCGTCACACCGCCGGAGCCGCCGCTGGGCACGGGCTCCGGCGCCGTGCTGGACAAGAGCCTGGTGGCCTACGACAACCTCGACTTCCAGACGGACCGTAGGCCGATCTTCGACAACACCTGCGAGAGCCTGCCACCGGAGGTGTTCAGCGAACTCGGCCTGACGGGCGAGCCGATGACCGCCGAGGGCATCTACGTCGGCTGCTCGATCACAGAGAGCTGGGGCGGCGTGTTCTTCAGCCAGACCGCCCCCGCCGGCCGCGAATCGCAACGGCGGTACTTCGTGGACACCTGGCGGGGAACCGGCATATACCCCGACCACTTCCGCCGCTGGATTCTCGACGAGCGCTACTACACGGTGACCTACGAGAACGGCTCGGTAGGCAACGAGTGCACCACCGCCGTGCACACCGGCTATCAGGGTCCCTTCGAGGTCGCCGTGTCCATTCCGCGCGAGGAGAGCGATCGGCTGCACCTGCTGGACGAGGACTACCCGATCGACCAGCTCATCGCCGACTACTGCTCCCGAGCCGAGGAGATGGCCGAGGTCCTCGTCGCCGCGCTCGATCCCGAGGGCGGCAGCAGGCTGGCCGCAGGGTGACGGTTCGCTGGCTCGCGGGGCGGATGTTCGCCGGGGCATCCGGACGGGTCGCACGGCGCGGCGACCGGCAGGCGACGCACGACGTCGACGACGGCCCGGGGCGGTCCTCGACAGCGGCGACAAGGTCACGGCCGACACGTCTGCGAGATCACGGCCGTGGTCCGGCCCTCGACGGGACGGGCATCACGACCGCGCAGCAACCCTCGACACCCCGCCGCGAACCGGGTCTGCACCCCGGAAGCCCGGCGGGGGCACGAGGCCGCTCTGCGGTGCTGATTCCGTAGGCCTGCCGTCAGCCGTCAGCGCGGCATCACCGATCGAGGCACCGAACCGGGTCTGACCGAGCGGGGCGCAGGCCTGCAGCCGATCCCAGAGCGCCGCTGAGCACAGTCCGCAGCGGAATCGTCCGAGACGGCCCGGCGGGGGACCGCGCTCAGCCCGCGTCGCGCTGCGTCAGCTGGATGACACCGATGGCGAACAGGCTCAACCAGACGACCCCGGACACGACGCCGGGCACGACGTCGGCGTCCGGGGTGATCAGGTATCTGGACAGCTCCAGCGGCGCGAACCAGCCGAAGACGTCGGGCAGCGCGGCCTGAGCCACGGTCAGCGTGGGCATCAACAGGAAGTAGGCGACCAGTGCGCCCGCGGTGTTGGGCACCAGCAGCGCGATGGCCAACGAGGCGAGCAGCGCCTGAAAGAGCGCGACCGCGATCACGGCCAGCACCCAGGGCAGCCGGTGCCCGAGCAGATAGCCGAAGTGCGCCGAGGTGGTCGCCGCCTCGACGATCAGCGGATAGGCCGCGAACGACACGACGGTGGTCACCAGCCACACCAGGCCGAGCACCGAGCCTTGGGCGAGGAGATAGCGCAGCCGTGATGGCTGCATCAGCAGCGTCGGCTGCACACTCTTGTACTGCCACTCCCCCGCCACCAGCTTGATCAGCGCGGCGTGCAGGAGCAGCTGGCCGATCTGCGCGGCCACGTAGAACGGGAGCATCTGCTCGAACACGGCGGGCATGCTCGGATCGACGGCCACGATGCCCGCGATCACGCCGAAGAACAGCACGGGCGCGAGCAGCAGCACGATGCGATCCGACCGGGTGCCCACCAGCTTGCGCAGCTCGACGCGGACGAGGGTGTGGAAGCCGGTCCGCTTCGCGGCGCGGGTCGCCCAGTCCGGCGCGGCTCCGGCGGCGCGGCCCGCGCCGCCGGTGGGACTGTGCTGCGGCGGTCGGGTGAGAATCGGCCCGGCCGGATCGGGATACGCCCCAGGTCGCGATGTTCCCGGCGGTCCGGCAGGCGCCCCGGCGGGGTGTCCATAGGGCGGGCTCGCCTGCGGCGGCGCAACAGTCCCGATCGGTCCGCTTGCCGGTCCCGGAGCGCCGTACGGGGACGGTGCGCCGTGCTGCGCCGCAGGCCCGTACTGGCCATGCGGGCCCGGCCCCGCCGGACCGTACTGCCCCGGCGGCCCGTACTGGCCTGACTGCCCTGGCGGGCCGGGCGGCTGGGTGTAGGGGCCGGTCATCAGGCACTCTCCCCGGTCAGGCGGAAGAACAGGTCCTCCAGGTTCACGCTCTCCTGGGCGAGCCCGAGCAGGCGGACACCGGCGTTGAACGTGACCTCGGAGACGCGGTCCACCGAGGCGTGGGCGGCAAGATGACCGTCGGCGGCAGGCTGAATCGCGATGCCCGCGGCGGTCAACACCGAGGCCAGCCGGTTCATGTCCGGGGCCCGGACCAGCGAGCGATGGGAGTTCGTCAGCTCGCTCAGCGGCCCGTCCGCCACGATCCGCCCGGCGCCGATCACCAACACCCGGTCGGCCGTCTGGTCCACCTCGGACAGCACGTGGCTCGAGAGCAGGGCCGTGCCACCACGCTCGGCGTAGCCGCGCAGCAACTGCCGGACCGACCGGATGCCTTCGGGGTCGAGCCCGTTGATCGGCTCGTCGAGGATCAGCATCGGCGGATTCGTCAGCAGGGCCTGTGCCATCCCGAGCCGCTGCCGCATGCCCAGGCTGTACGCCGCGATGCGCTTCCCACCCGCGTCACCGAGCCCGACGAGCGACAGCACCTCGTCCACCCGCCGCGCAGGCAGCCCCGCCAGCAACGCGGCATTGCGCAGGTGTCCGCGCCCGGTCCGGCCGGGATGCACCGCAGCCGCATCGAGCAGCACCCCCGCCACCTGCGCCGGGTTCGCCCAGCGAGTGAAGGGCCTGCCCGCGACGAAGCTCTCCCCGGCGTCGGGGATGGTCAGCCCGCTGATCATCCGGAGGGTGGTGGACTTCCCGGCCCCGTTGGGACCGAGGAAGGCGGTCACCGTGCCGGGCCGCAGCTCGAAGCTGACATCGTCCACGACGCGGCGCCCGCCGTAGACCTTGGTCAGGCCACGCACAGACAGCACGCGGTCACGATAGCGGGGCGGGCGGGTGGCTATGTCCGGAATCGGGTCGATCCGAACCTGCCCGGACGCCGGGAGACGGACTCGCAGCTGCCTCGGTCGTCCCCGCACTCTCTGCACTGGCAGAACCGGTCCGCATCTGGAGTGCGTCTTCGATCTGCCATTCGACGACGGCTAGGCCGAATAGCGCAATTGATCGGCGACGGCTCCGCACCGGAATAGTGAGAAAGTCACCTACTTCCTCGATCGAATGTTCTTCCGGAACATCGATCATCTTCTGCGAGACTTCCGGAGAAGGCGGACATCGGTTCGTCGTGCACACCCACAAGGAGCAACGTCGTGCACTCAGTCAGGATGCCGAGGAGATCGACCTCGGCACTCACTCTCCTACTCGTTCTCGCCGCCACGACATTCGCGCCCACACCTGCCGTCGCGCAGAATGCAGCCGAAGACGACCCTGGCGCGCGTTCCTGCCTGCCCACCGCGAACATATTCACGCACGGTCCTGACCGGTCCATCCGGCTGGTCGAACAGCAGGACGTGCTCGCGGACTCGCCGTCCTGGGGACCACAGACGCCGTTGTCCCCGCTCTGGTCCGGGACGCCCGTCGGACTGCCGGACGGCGGCTTTCTCCAGGTCTACGCGAACGGCCAGCTTCGCTACATGGAGCTGGACGGACGAGCCTGGCGGGCCAATCCGAACGGCCTGCGGTATCGAGTCGTGGCCGAGCAGGGCTGGGATCACTGGGCCAGGCCTGCGAACCGCGATCAGATCACCGCAGACGACCAAGGGGTGATCTTCGCCGTGGACGGCGAGGGCGCGCTGACCACGTCCCTGTTCGATCGTCGGAACGACAGCTGGTCGATCACCGGCGACGTCATCGACACCGGCTGGGATCAATACGACCGGATCTTCGCAGGCGGCGACGGCGTGCTGTACGCACAACGACCCGACACCGCCCTCTTCAGGTTCCAGTACCACCACCCTTCCCAGCGTTGGTTGGAATACGCACAGCCCGCCGGACACGGCTGGGATTATTCTCATCTGTTCTCCATCGGAGCGGATCTCGTTTATGGAGTAGACGAGGAGACCGGGGATCTCGTCAGTCATCGATGGGATCGCGAGACCGACGACTGGGAGACCGGCGAGAACTTCCGCAAGGTGGTCGGAACGGGCTGGTCGGGATACCAGGACATCACCGCCGACGGCGCCGCATGCACGTACGACTCATCGGATCTGCCTGGAAACGTCGCGCCGGAGAATGATCGCTCCCAGGCGATCATGGCGACGGAGGATGCATCCGGTCTGCTCCGGCTGTACTTCACCGAGTCCTCCGGCAGGCTGTTCGAAGCGTGGCAGCGCTATCCATATGATCCAACCTACTTCGGCTATACGCTGTTGGATCGCGGTCCGCAGTTCGTTGGACAGCCCTCAGCAGTTCAACGATCGAACGGCGAGACCTCACTCGTGGGCCAGCGAACGGACTCCTCGACGTGGGGCGCGTCACGCGTCGACGGGGACTGGAGCACCTTCTCGCCCCTCGGTGGCTGGACACCGGGACCCGCGCAGCTCGTCGAGACGGCCGACGGATCGGTGACCGCCTTCGCCGTGACCGAGGACGGCAGGCTGCTCCACCGCGAACAGGACGGTGCTCTTGGCGCGAAGATCCGCTGGTGGCCGCTCGGCGGATCGAACCTGACCTCCGACTTCACCGTCGTCGAGGAAGGCGACCAGATCCATGTGGTGGTCCGAGACGATCAGGGCACTTACCAGCTCGTCACCGTGGAGGACGGGACCCCGAGCGTCTGGACCGCGCTGCCCGGTGACGGATTCGAGGGCAGGCCGAGCCTGACCATCGACTCGACCGGTCAGTGGCGGCTCTTCGCGCGCGGCGGGGACGATCGCATCCATGAGCTGCGTGAGTCGACGCTCTCCGCAGGCTGGGCGCCGGTAGGAGATCGCACGTTCGTCGGCAGCCCGGCGGCGGTGAACCGGGCGGGCGATCGGACGACCGTCGTCGCAAGGGGCGCGGATGGCTACCTCTGGGTCGCAGTCCAGGATGCTCTCGACGATTCACTGTACGGCGGATGGACTCAGCTGGTGGATCGGCGAACCGGGCAGGCGTATCCGGCGACCGGCGACGCGGCTGTGCTGCGTGACTCCTCCGGCTACCTCGTGATCAGTTTCCTCGGCATCGCCGACGAGCTGTACGTGTTCCGCTCGGCCTACCCCGACACGATCGGCGTCGCGTCGGAGCCGGTGCCGTCTGTCGACGAGGAAGACGACGAGCCGCTGACCGAGTTCGACGGCGGTCCGGTGGAGTTGACCGAGGTGCGCTGACCGGCGCAGGCTTCGCCTGAGCCAGCGAGCACCATGGGGCGGACGTCGATCGCTCGTGCGGATCGGCGTCCGCCCGCAGGCTCAGTGCACGGCGACGGACCGACAACAGAATCCGCCCTGCGTGCCTGCGACTGCCCTCCGCGAGTCCACCTCGCCGACGTGTCACAGGCGATCCCCTGGGCCTGCCCCGCACGCACCGCGAGCGCCTACGGCCCCGACACACCGAGGCCGGGCCCCGCCGGGTCACCCCGTCGCGGCCCGGCCCGGCGGCTCAAGTGGAAGGCGACCTCAGAAGTCGAACTCCTCGATGTTCTCGCTGGTGAACACCGTGGGGTCGCCCAGCACGATCTCGCCGTCGGCGGCCACGGTGTACTCGCCGAGACGCCCGGCGGTGAAGGTGTCGCCCTCGGCGCCGACGATCTGGCCCGCCGACAGGGCGGCGCCCGCGTAGGCGGCCAGGTAGCCGAGGTCGGCCGGGTTCCACAGGGCGAAGCGCTCGACGGTGCCGTCCTCGATGAAGGCCCGCATCTGGTTGGGGGTGCCGAGCCCGGTCAGCGTGACCTCGCCCTGGAACTCCGAGCCGGACAGGTAGCGGGCGGCGGCCGCCAGCCCGACGGTGGTCGGCGAGACGATCGCGTCGAGGTCGCCGTGGGTCTGGAGCAGGCCCTGGGTCTCCTGGAACGACTTCTCGTCCTCGTCGTCGCCGTAGACGGTGGCGACGACCTCGATGTCGGGGTACTCCGCGGCGAGCTGCTCCTCCATCAGATCGATCCACAGGTTCTGGTTGGTCGCGTTCGCCGTCGCCGACAGGAACGCCACCTGGCCGGACTCGCCGATCTCCTCGACCAGCATCTCCACCTGGGTGGACGTGATGCCCTCGGCGGAGGCCTGGTTGATGAACACGTCGCGGCAGCCGGGGTCGGTGTCGGAGTCGAAGGTGACGACGCTGGCGCCGCCCTCCCTGGCCTGGTTCAGCGCCCCGCAGATCGCGTTGGGGTCGTTCGCCGAGGTGGCGATCACGTCGACGCCCTGCTGGGTGAGGGTGTTGATGTAGCTGACCTGGGAGGACGCGCTGGCCTCCGAGGGCCCGACCTCGCTGAACTCGCCGCCGAACTCGGCCACCGCCTCCTCGCCGCCGCCGTCGGCGACGCCGAAGTAGGGGTTGTTGAGCTGCTTCGGCAGGAAGGTCACGGTGAGACCCTCGGGAATCTCGGCGTCGGGATTCGCCTCGCCGGTCGCGGCCGGTCCGCCGCCCGATTCGGCGGACTCGTCGCCTCGGGTGGTGCCGCCGCCGCAGGCCGAGGTGAGCAGGAGCGTGGCACCGAGTACTGCGGTGGCCGTCACGAGACGGGGCCGCGCCAGGGAGGAGGTCATGTCGTGCCTTTCGGTCGGTCGTCGGGCTCGGGCTCGCCGCGCTGGAGCGGAGTCACGGCCCGCCCGTACTCGCCGCGGTGGTGGGGACGGGATTCGCTCCGGAAGGTGGTCCGCCGCCCGGACGCCGACGACCTCGCCGCCGCGCGAGGAGCGAGGGCACGACCACCGAGATGATCAGCAGCAGTCCGGTGAGGACGTTGAGTGCGTCGGAGGAGACGTTGACCAGCTGGAGTGCGTTGCGCAGCGAGCCGAGCAGGAGGACCGCGGCGAGCACGCCGAACAGGCCGCCGCG
The Actinoalloteichus fjordicus DNA segment above includes these coding regions:
- a CDS encoding LCP family protein, giving the protein MDSTARRRRGTGGRFLLAGGRSLTALVSVAVLGMTGYVWSQLDQVQDSITTTTVLSDIDEFTIAPEPAPSSESATPPPPPVEDTATDILLVGTDSRTDAQGRPLPEHILRQLRTEAEVGLNTDTIIVLRIPDDGSAAYAISIPRDAYVPVPGLGEEKINGALGLVKTQRARELRADGVTDQAQIERESNDAGRRALIGAVGDLTGARIDHYAEINLYGFYLFTEAIGGVEVCLNRATSDSDSGANFAQGYQTISGGDALSFVRQRNLPGGDLDRIVRQQVFLAALVDQVLSTGTLTDPGRLQNLLDAMQSSVVLDEALDPLVFARQLQGIAGGDVAFVTIPVTGVGLRNDRGQSIVTVDRQEVRDFVEELTREDEGTAEEQPVGMAEAPAIAPAGTAATGTGSMVRTQPPDTGEPITAGGVPCVN
- a CDS encoding ABC transporter ATP-binding protein — encoded protein: MLSVRGLTKVYGGRRVVDDVSFELRPGTVTAFLGPNGAGKSTTLRMISGLTIPDAGESFVAGRPFTRWANPAQVAGVLLDAAAVHPGRTGRGHLRNAALLAGLPARRVDEVLSLVGLGDAGGKRIAAYSLGMRQRLGMAQALLTNPPMLILDEPINGLDPEGIRSVRQLLRGYAERGGTALLSSHVLSEVDQTADRVLVIGAGRIVADGPLSELTNSHRSLVRAPDMNRLASVLTAAGIAIQPAADGHLAAHASVDRVSEVTFNAGVRLLGLAQESVNLEDLFFRLTGESA
- the rhaS gene encoding rhamnose ABC transporter substrate-binding protein, which encodes MTSSLARPRLVTATAVLGATLLLTSACGGGTTRGDESAESGGGPAATGEANPDAEIPEGLTVTFLPKQLNNPYFGVADGGGEEAVAEFGGEFSEVGPSEASASSQVSYINTLTQQGVDVIATSANDPNAICGALNQAREGGASVVTFDSDTDPGCRDVFINQASAEGITSTQVEMLVEEIGESGQVAFLSATANATNQNLWIDLMEEQLAAEYPDIEVVATVYGDDEDEKSFQETQGLLQTHGDLDAIVSPTTVGLAAAARYLSGSEFQGEVTLTGLGTPNQMRAFIEDGTVERFALWNPADLGYLAAYAGAALSAGQIVGAEGDTFTAGRLGEYTVAADGEIVLGDPTVFTSENIEEFDF
- a CDS encoding TIGR03089 family protein, translated to MSVTETLLRPLLAAGGARPLITFYDDAAGHRIELSSATVANWAAKTANWLRDELDVEPGMPVAVRLPAHWQTLGVLLGAWWCGAEVRAETAGAEVAIIPAAEVAGTRDATATATAPAEVVAALGARTVAVVGLDALGAPVRLPADAGVGLVDYTSEIRVYGDDFTVWEPVGGDAPALAGADVDTVLASARARAAELGIGATDRVLSTLDWTVPEGVAAHLLPVLVSGASLVQCHQADPAKLAGRREAERVTRVLGKESAG
- a CDS encoding collagen-like triple helix repeat-containing protein, producing the protein MTGPYTQPPGPPGQSGQYGPPGQYGPAGPGPHGQYGPAAQHGAPSPYGAPGPASGPIGTVAPPQASPPYGHPAGAPAGPPGTSRPGAYPDPAGPILTRPPQHSPTGGAGRAAGAAPDWATRAAKRTGFHTLVRVELRKLVGTRSDRIVLLLAPVLFFGVIAGIVAVDPSMPAVFEQMLPFYVAAQIGQLLLHAALIKLVAGEWQYKSVQPTLLMQPSRLRYLLAQGSVLGLVWLVTTVVSFAAYPLIVEAATTSAHFGYLLGHRLPWVLAVIAVALFQALLASLAIALLVPNTAGALVAYFLLMPTLTVAQAALPDVFGWFAPLELSRYLITPDADVVPGVVSGVVWLSLFAIGVIQLTQRDAG
- a CDS encoding DUF3558 domain-containing protein, whose product is MSLVRSRLGGALGLLIVGLLAAGCVTPPEPPLGTGSGAVLDKSLVAYDNLDFQTDRRPIFDNTCESLPPEVFSELGLTGEPMTAEGIYVGCSITESWGGVFFSQTAPAGRESQRRYFVDTWRGTGIYPDHFRRWILDERYYTVTYENGSVGNECTTAVHTGYQGPFEVAVSIPREESDRLHLLDEDYPIDQLIADYCSRAEEMAEVLVAALDPEGGSRLAAG
- a CDS encoding tachylectin-related carbohydrate-binding protein, which codes for MHSVRMPRRSTSALTLLLVLAATTFAPTPAVAQNAAEDDPGARSCLPTANIFTHGPDRSIRLVEQQDVLADSPSWGPQTPLSPLWSGTPVGLPDGGFLQVYANGQLRYMELDGRAWRANPNGLRYRVVAEQGWDHWARPANRDQITADDQGVIFAVDGEGALTTSLFDRRNDSWSITGDVIDTGWDQYDRIFAGGDGVLYAQRPDTALFRFQYHHPSQRWLEYAQPAGHGWDYSHLFSIGADLVYGVDEETGDLVSHRWDRETDDWETGENFRKVVGTGWSGYQDITADGAACTYDSSDLPGNVAPENDRSQAIMATEDASGLLRLYFTESSGRLFEAWQRYPYDPTYFGYTLLDRGPQFVGQPSAVQRSNGETSLVGQRTDSSTWGASRVDGDWSTFSPLGGWTPGPAQLVETADGSVTAFAVTEDGRLLHREQDGALGAKIRWWPLGGSNLTSDFTVVEEGDQIHVVVRDDQGTYQLVTVEDGTPSVWTALPGDGFEGRPSLTIDSTGQWRLFARGGDDRIHELRESTLSAGWAPVGDRTFVGSPAAVNRAGDRTTVVARGADGYLWVAVQDALDDSLYGGWTQLVDRRTGQAYPATGDAAVLRDSSGYLVISFLGIADELYVFRSAYPDTIGVASEPVPSVDEEDDEPLTEFDGGPVELTEVR